In the genome of Candidatus Abyssobacteria bacterium SURF_5, one region contains:
- a CDS encoding alpha/beta fold hydrolase: protein MPEHPVTFSAGNLRLEGMYLRARSPKPQPAVICHPHPAYGGTMDNNVVMAAAGALQETGHSTLRFNFRGVGGSEGQYGGGTGEIEDVQAAIGFVLDEEGDVPVVLVGYSFGAWVTAKMLEGDDSVAHVILIAPPTAMFDLSPLLNDGRERSRHIIVGERDQFCDRESLQQIYDRLPEPKSMRVIPRADHFFFMHEDSLIEAIKEAVADHSPL, encoded by the coding sequence TTGCCGGAACATCCTGTGACTTTTTCCGCCGGAAATCTTAGGTTGGAAGGAATGTATCTGCGCGCGCGATCCCCCAAGCCGCAGCCGGCGGTCATCTGTCATCCGCACCCCGCATACGGCGGAACGATGGATAATAATGTCGTCATGGCGGCGGCGGGAGCCTTGCAGGAAACCGGCCATTCCACGTTGCGCTTCAATTTCCGCGGAGTCGGCGGCAGCGAGGGGCAATATGGCGGAGGAACGGGCGAAATCGAAGATGTGCAGGCGGCGATAGGGTTTGTGCTGGACGAAGAAGGAGATGTGCCGGTTGTTCTTGTTGGTTACTCATTCGGCGCGTGGGTCACGGCAAAAATGCTGGAAGGCGATGATTCAGTAGCACATGTTATCCTGATCGCGCCGCCGACCGCGATGTTCGACCTCTCCCCTCTCCTGAACGATGGGCGGGAACGCTCTCGGCACATTATCGTAGGCGAGCGCGACCAGTTCTGCGACCGCGAGTCGCTCCAGCAGATATACGATCGGCTGCCCGAGCCGAAATCGATGCGTGTTATCCCGCGCGCGGATCACTTCTTTTTTATGCACGAAGACAGCCTGATCGAGGCGATAAAAGAGGCTGTCGCCGATCATTCACCGCTTTGA
- a CDS encoding GNAT family N-acetyltransferase: protein MEGGEVVIREAVKADVPAIVELMKALTLTTSRAESDPNAPSPDYQKSFDHIKADPNRKLFVAVANNQVVGAVDLLIAPNLSHHALPWAIVENLVVAGHSRQRGIGRKLVEHLIRVARQSGCYKIGLSSDKRRTEAHRLYKSLGFDQYGLGFRIYF from the coding sequence ATGGAGGGGGGTGAAGTCGTCATCCGAGAGGCGGTAAAGGCGGATGTGCCGGCTATCGTGGAGTTGATGAAAGCTCTTACTTTAACCACAAGCCGCGCGGAATCCGACCCAAATGCTCCTTCCCCTGATTACCAAAAGTCCTTCGATCACATCAAAGCCGATCCCAATCGTAAGCTTTTTGTCGCAGTTGCTAACAACCAAGTTGTCGGAGCCGTAGACCTGCTGATCGCGCCCAACCTTTCGCATCACGCTTTGCCGTGGGCAATTGTGGAAAACCTCGTCGTGGCCGGCCACTCCCGTCAGAGGGGGATCGGCCGGAAGCTGGTAGAACACCTTATCCGGGTCGCCCGGCAAAGTGGCTGCTATAAGATAGGGCTCTCATCTGACAAACGGCGCACCGAGGCTCACCGCCTGTATAAATCTCTGGGTTTTGATCAGTATGGCTTGGGCTTCCGCATCTATTTTTGA